DNA from Pseudomonas putida:
GAAGCCATCCATGCCCAACTCATGCTCAACGTGGAGGCAGCGTAAATGGCCGACTTGTCTATCGTATTCGCCGGCATCAAGGCACCCAACCCGTTCTGGCTGGCCTCCGCACCGCCAACCGACAAGGCCTACAACGTGGTCCGCGCCTTCGAGGCCGGCTGGGGCGGCGTGGTCTGGAAAACACTGGGGAAGACCCGGCGGCGGTCAACGTGTCGTCGCGCTATTCGGCGCACTACGGCGCCAACCGCATGGTGCAAGGCATCAACAACATCGAGCTGATCACCGACCGCTCGCTGGACATCAACCTGCGCGAAATCACCCAGGTGAAGAAGGACTGGCCCGACCGGGCGTTGATCGTCTCGCTGATGGTGCCCTGCGTGGAGGAGTCGTGGAAATTCATCCTGCCGCTGGTGGAAGCCACCGGGGCTGATGGCATCGAGCTGAACTTCGGCTGCCCGCACGGCATGCCGGAGCGCGGCATGGGCGCGGCGGTAGGCCAAGTGCCGGAATACGTGGAAATGGTCACCCGCTGGTGCAAAACCTACTGCGCGTTGCCCGTGATCGTGAAGCTCACGCCGAACATCACCGACATCCGCCAGTCGGCCCGCGCCGCCCACCGTGGTGGGGCCGATGCGGTGTCGTTGATCAACACCATCAACTCCATTACCAGCGTCGACCTGGACCGCATGGTGGCCCACCCCATCGTCGGTGACCAGAGCACCCATGGCGGTTACTGCGGCTCGGCCGTGAAGCCGATTGCCCTGAACATGGTGGCAGAAATCGCCCGCGACCCAGACACCCGTGGCTTGCCGATTTGTGGCATCGGCGGTATCGGCAACTGGCGTGATGCAGCGGAATTCATGGCCTTGGGCAGTGGCGCCGTGCAGGTCTGCACGGCGGCGATGCTGCATGGTTTCCGTATTGTCGAGGACATGAAGGACGGCCTGGCACGCTGGATGGACCAGCATGGGCACGCCAATATCGAGGCGTTCCGTGGCCAGGCGGTAGGGCACACCACCGACTGGAAGTACCTGGACATCAACTACAAGTCGGTGGCGCATATCGACCAGGAGGCCTGTATCGGCTGTGGGCGCTGCCACATTGCGTGTGAGGATACCTCGCACCAGGCGATTGCCAGCACGCTCAAGGCTGACGGTACCCATGCGTACAACGTGATCGAAGAGGAATGCGTGGGCTGCAACCTGTGCCAAATCACCTGCCCGGTTGAAAACTGCATCGAGATGGAGGCGCAGGATACCGGCAAGCCATACCTGAACTGGACGCAGGACCCACGCAACCCCTACCGCGAGGCCAGTTGAAGCAAGCTGCTACCGCACCGACTACCCCCGTGTAGGAGCGGCCTTGTGTTGCGAAAGGGCCGCAGAGCGGCCCCAGCAATCTTCGCAACGATGCAGAAATCCGGGGGCCGCTTAGCGGCCCTTTCGCGACACAAGGCCGCCCCCACAAAGGACCGAGCCAGCCCGCAACAGCGGTTCACGGCTGTAGCCCAATCCCCCGCAAGATCACGCTGGTCACCGTCTGCACCGCACTCTCGAACGCCATGTCCGACAGCACCTCGCCGCCGTTGAGCAACTGCACCTGGTAGCCAAAGTCGGCATAGTGCTGGGTAGAGGCCCAGATCATGTACAACAGCGCCGACGGCTCCACCGGCAGGATGCGCCCCTCCTCCACCCAGCGGCGGATCTTGGCTTCTTTCAACTTGGCCCAAGGCACAAGGCTGTCATCCAGGTTCACCCCCAGCACCGGCGCCCCGTGCAGCATCTCTTCGGCCCAGATCTTCGAGCCCAGCGGCCGCGAACGCGAATGGCCCATCTTCGCCCGGATGTAGCTGGTCAGCACCACGCGTGGGTCGTCGAAGTTCTCGAAGCACAGTGCATCCTGCTTCCAAACATCCAGCAGGTCCTGCAAAACCGCGCGGAAAAGCTCGTCCTTGGTGCTGAAGTAATAATGCAGGTTGGAGCGCGGCAGCTCCGCCTGCTCGG
Protein-coding regions in this window:
- a CDS encoding TetR/AcrR family transcriptional regulator, which encodes MANHKIEIRRRNIEKILQAAEKVFAEKGYGATSMGDIAEQAELPRSNLHYYFSTKDELFRAVLQDLLDVWKQDALCFENFDDPRVVLTSYIRAKMGHSRSRPLGSKIWAEEMLHGAPVLGVNLDDSLVPWAKLKEAKIRRWVEEGRILPVEPSALLYMIWASTQHYADFGYQVQLLNGGEVLSDMAFESAVQTVTSVILRGIGLQP